A window of Cyprinus carpio isolate SPL01 chromosome A6, ASM1834038v1, whole genome shotgun sequence genomic DNA:
AGCGGGTTTCCAGAGACTGTAGAGGGTTTGTTAGGCCCTGCTTCTCCTCTGTCCGAATGATCTGCCGGCTGACATCTGCGACGAGGTGTGTACGCATTGAGCCAATGGGACAGAAATCTCCAAAAACAAACATCTCAAGTGACTTCAGCTTGAACACGCTGCATTGGGGCCACAGTGCTAGCGGGCTACAGCGCTGACGCAGCGGTTAGCCTTTGTGCCCTGACGTCTCTCTCTGCTCAGCGAGGATCTCCGTCAGACGAGACCAAGTCAAACTGATGCAGAGACCCAGAAGAGCTCAGAGCTTTGGTAAAACTCTCGTCCCCTACATCGGTGGTTCCTCTTCCATGGGTTCATCCTCCATCCTGAGTAGAAATACAACCAAGATGGTCATATGACAGAACCAAAGGACAGGTGGAAGGAAGAAAGCAGGGAAAGCGGTTGTACCTTTTCTCCAATGCTGCGACAGATAAAGAAGCCATTGCTGTCACCGTCTCATTCTCCTCGGAGTCGCCTCTCTGAGCTTCCAGCAGAGACAAACCCACGCTGGACGCGACCCGCTGGACACACCGCCAGTACTGACCTTAACACAGAGAACAGGACACATAATCAACACTACAGGAAGCTTCAGCTCCAGCGTCAGATCAGCTCGACTGTCCTCCAGTTTGAAAAAACAAGCACAATTCAAACAGTTTTTCGATCAGTCGATCACGGCTTTGATCCCCAGGGTTCTGAGAACATGTACAGCTTATCTCGATTGCAGTGCAAACCGTTCTGGATTATGgtctctatataaaataaaaagtatttacacAGAGaagccttgtaccttacatgtgcaatgataataaagttgaatctaatctcatctaatctaatctaatctaagaGGTCAGTAAGTGATTCTATCACACTAGCCTCTAGCGCAGTATTTAATCGTGTTTTGCCCTGTAGACTTCCTTTGTATGATGTTCTTGAAAAAACCTGAATGACTCACTGTGATTTTCTAGGACTTTCTCTATGGAGCGGACAGCGTTTTCATTAGGTCTCTGCTTCAGGACGTCTGCTGAGAGCGGCTCTATCTGttcaacacacacagacacatgcaatCAAAGTCACAAATCTATCTGTAACAAGTCGCCttatgtaaatgaaaacttaCAAAGCAAACGATGATGGGAACTCATTTTACCTCTATTCCCAGCAGCGCTGAGACGCAGGCCTCGGAGGCGTCGCATATGGCCCTGAGGTCATGACCTCCCTCCAGCGCCAGCACCACTCGACCCCCGGCTAACCCCATCAGCTGTTTAGTCAGGTGACCCAAACCTGTCACAAAACCATGTTGGTGGCTTTAACTGAAACGATCCAAACTACAAATACAACTAGACACAAGTGAGTTCAGGTCTCTTGTTCACAGTAAAGAGGTGGCGCTTACATCTGGAGGTGAGTTTATATCCTCCCAATGGAGGAGGGTGTCCTTCCACCGCGTCAAACCCTGCCGACACCAGCACCAGATCTGGAGCAAACTCGTTAGCGATCGGCATAACTACCGTCCTGTGAGATCAAGCGTTCACAGAGACAATATGAGCGACACAACTAAACATGACTGCAGGTTATTTATGGGACAGACAGACATTGTGCATTGTCTTTAGCCTGGCgcaaaatattacactttttaaaaaaattgcctGCATACAATTTCTGAAACTATGGCTCttaaaatctacaaataaaacattaagcaTCTCTTGCAAAAGCAAACACTCTTTTTATCCCACAAAGGATTTTAACCCATATAAAAATGGTGTTTTTGCATAAAAGCTCTACACACAAATGATTAGCCATTTACACGCCAAACTACACACAGATATGGCAAATGGAAAACAGTACTATCTTGTGTCTTTTGTTCAGTGGAGTTTGTCAAAGCACTCACATGTACAAGtgcaaaaatacactgtatatacagtaagtaTGCACAACCAATGAACTTTACAGTTATTGAACTGGACTGTTGTTGTTACTGCCGGGGTCTGTTCTTCATATGTGGATTACTCCATTAGCTAGATTTTATTGTTGGCGATTTTACATGATCCAGGATtgtttggttcttcgaagctcatcctggagttgttgtcatagcaacaggtccacTAGCTCAAACCTGCTTGGGAGCAGCTTATTTCACGAAAACAGGATTAGTTTATACTGAAAGTCTGTCCCAGCCACTGCTACTTTCTTACAAGTGCACCAtactgaaccagaaaaaaaaaaaattggtaaaaataatattattaacaaaataaattggtaacactttacaataaggttcattagttaacatgagccAATTACttctacagaatttattaatcttagtaaatgttaatttcaacatttactaatgaattattaaaatcaaaagttgtgctagTTAACAATTAGtcaatgcactgtgaactaagaGTGAATAAGTgaattttcattaactaacattaacaaagattaacaaATCCTGtaataaaagtattgttcatgttaggtaatacaattaaaaataataaaaacaaaaataaaatttactaaaatattttgaaaatgattaaaatgttgcataatctataataacagaCACAGCCAATTTTACTCACTGTGAGATTTATTCGTGAAGGAATAATTTTATTGCAGTCAGGCACATGACGTACAGTTCGTCTGAGCCGTGCATTCACTGGAGCGATAAACTTTTATTTACCACTGGTTTAGAAAGGTCTGTCTAATGCAGAGAACTGTGGTGATTTTACATTCTTTTCACAGCTCACATCTTACTGGATGCTGTTCAACAGTCAAAATCAGATTCTGTCCTTAAAACCACAAAGAGCAAGAACGAACGACTGctcaacaaacacaacaacttgtgtgtgtgtgtgtgcgtgtgtgtgtgtgtgtgtgagcgagagggTCATGTATTTAAACACTAAATCACCTCCTGAAGTCTTAATGCATCAGTCACACTCACAAACAGCTGACCGCCGATGAACAGATCTGATGAAGTGAAGAGGACTGACGAGCAAATGTGTTTGATGAGAGACGCTTTTACCTGAAGGCAGCGAGGTATTCTGCGTCTCCCATCGGTGGATCCAGACCTCCAGTAAACGCCATGTTGACATTGAAACTGACTCCTGGCCCACTTCCCACCTGTTCAAAAAGAAGTGCTGCACAAGTAAGGAAAAAATCTAACTTCCCACAATCCACTCACTCATATCATCGCATTACCTCTTCAGGAGCGCCACTGCCCGGAAAGAAATTACCATCGTCATATCGATGAAGTGAAATGTACAGAACTCTGGGATCATCGTAGAATGCTTGTTGTGTTCCGTTGCCATGATGAACGTCCTGAATGTGgtttaagaaaaattattaaatgttaaacagaaagaaaagaaaatacagaagtgccAAAGTCTTCAAAATGAACTCACCCAATCAACAATCAGAATTTTGCTGACATTGAGTCTTTGCTGTAGGAGTTTAGCTGCTATGGCAACAGAGTTAAAGTAACAGAAACCCCTGTGATTGGACGAGAGCACCAAAGTTACAGGAGTAAAGGAAGAAAGCACAGAACGACAAACAGAGAGACGCGTCTCACATGGGCGTGCTCTCCTCTGCGTGGTGTCCTGGCGGCCGGACCACAGCGAAACCGTTCTGCATTAGGGGTGAGACACACCGCTCCACGTCAATCAAAtaatacacacagacatacagataaACATAAAGAGAGGAAGACGGTGGCAGACGGTGACCTTCAGCTCTCCTGATGCCACTTTGAAGACGAGTTCGACCACAGAACCAACGGCCAGACGTGCTGCGCTCGACGAGTGAACTTCATTCCAGACCGTGTCACTGTCCACTCACAGACAAGAAACCAGAAACCTTCCTTATATGCTCTACAAACAAGGAAGAGATTGATGAGACACACTTCATTTCATTCTACTCACCCCAATGCCGCCACACGGCAACCTGACGAACATGGAGATGACAGAACCTGAGCCAGACAGAGAGAGGACGATTTATCAGAGATGCTTCGACACTACAGAGTCTGTATCTgtctgagtttagctccaactccaATGAAACGCACCTAAAGCAGCTAATCAAAGTCTAAATAGGTATACTAGAAACTCCCAGGCCGGtgttttggagctggttggagctaaactctgcacaACAGCAGCTCTCCAGGACTGAGCTTGGACACCcctggagtaaatgatgacaggatctTCATTTTGACTTGGAAATGACTTACTGTCCAGTTTCTGCCGTAGTGGGTTGGTCCCATACAACATGACATGAGCTTCAGAATGAACCGTCTGCAGTTCCTCTAATGTGGCTTTTCTCCCACGGATACACTGAAAATACAGGACAGAGAGAGTGACTAGAGCAGGAGTGCGCCCCCTGCTGACATCATGAGAGGAGTACTACCCGCAGCTCAGCGCCTGAAGTAAATAAAACACCAGGGTCCAAAACCAGCACTCACCAGTGAAAAGCAGCTCTATTATTAGCAAGTGCAGCACAACGCAGCATTTGAATCAAACTTTAAGGATGACAATCTTAAACTCACGTAAGAGACtcagataaaaatgtgtttttgaacaactatttatataaaaattgacCATCAGAAGATTTTTCCTGAACTTTGTGGAAAATTCATCACATTTAAATAGCAAAACAAATTTTACAATGCGTCTGGATGTTTTTGTTTCAGTGACAGAGATTGATTCAGCTCAAGCATCAAGCTGTTCATCAGAAAACGACAAATAACTCCAatattacagaagaaaaaaaaaatacaacgaTTTATTTTTAAGGTAAATGATGGCCATTAAGAAATATTCTTGGCCAGTAAATTTCACCTTTGACAGGTGTGACCAAAGATTACTCCTGGACCCTTACAGTACAAACAGGAGTGTTGTTAGTGTTCACGCGGCTGGTGACTCATGTTACTCAGATGTGTCCCACCTCACACTGGCTGCGCAGGCCCGTCTCCTGCAGCCGAGACCAGATGCTCTGGATGCGTCCGGCGTGTTcggggtgtgtgtttgtgtttccacACATGCACTGGTGCTTCTGCATGAGAGAGTCATACACCAGACCTAGAGAAAAATGCACAAGGCACATGCAGAAACTTTAACTGGAGCGTTCATCcttgtgaattctgttttaaagTCACAGAGAGGACAGGTGTGACACACCTGTGGTAAAGTGAGCTTTGGAAGGCTGTTCCTGCGGACTGATGAAGGAGGCAGATGCAGGAGATGATTGGGCTCTGGACAGAGGACGGTGCCCTGGGAAACTGACCGATGCACCGGCTGCCTCCATGGACGCCTGGTAGTTTCTGAGCTGATGGATCCTCTGCTGCTCCAGTAGAAGGGCctgctgctcacacacacacacacacacacacacacacacacacacacacacacacacacgcacacacacgaacacaaacaaacttgaatttcTATCTCCCAACAACCATAAACATTCAAAATtacaaactgtatttaaaattcaCCCAATACAACAAAGTTGCACATACCCTGTTTATTCAGATCAATCTGTAACgttattaaataattgttaaatgtCCAGATATGTGATGTGTTCTGTTGTTGCTGTTACTAGTAGTATCAGGTTTGCAGTAACTTCTGATCAGGCATTAAAAACAGCTACCAGCAGCGAAGGGAGACACAGCGGAGTGTTTGTAGGAACTCTTTAGTAATCACAGGATGAATGGgcaataaacaatcaataaattaattaattaattaattaactaaaacaaCCTTTAATCGTAAGAGAATACCATCagatacaaaaaaacaactttactcACTTGTTGAGTCTGGTTTTCATCCTCCGtgctgaaatctttttttaatgccTGATCAGAAGTTACTGCGAACCTGATACTACTAGTTGCATCAACAACAACAGAACACATCACATATCTGgacattaaacacttatttaataaCGTTACAGATTGATCTGAATAAACAGGGTATGTGCAACTTTGGTGTGGAGACTGCATGgtctaaattgggtgtgtctgattagggagacagggcaggtttgggaagcactgataTAAATCATAATGTGATTTTGTAGAACTTGAATGTCTTCACATCAAGGACCCAATCATGGAACAATGCACAGTACAAGCACAGCGTTGAGCTTCTTGAGTTTGTTCAGTAAGGAGCGTTTTGATTGGTGTATTAAAAGCTCACCGCGATTGGCTGAACGGAACATcctccaaaaaaatatatttatgaatctTAACCTGTCAGGAAGGCCCCAAAAATACCGCACACAAATTTAAAGCAGTCCATGCACGTGTGACTATTTGCAAATGCAGATTCTATGATCCATAAACACTCATCATCATTCATAAATGTGTGATGGAAATTAATTCAAGAACctgatatatacatatttgtgtaaacattttacatttatttaggtAAGATGCATTTGTGTGAGCATTTGGGgaaatatttatgcttttacttgtgtatttatgaattgtgtttttaatttatgaatcaggattttgtaaatgtaaattgtgttgtgcatttatgaattttgttttgtaaatgtattatttttgaggCTGATCTGGCTTCATAACAATAACCACAAGAGGGCGACACAAACAGCAAACACAGCATCTCTCCCATTGGTTCTCCTTGAGCTCTAGGTGTCTCGCACCTGTTTGAAGAGCAGCTCTTGTTCTTCCTGTCCCTGCTCCTCTGTGAGATCAGGGGGTTCCTGTTTAATGGGGAGGTTCATGGGAAGTGTTTCCGTCTGTGTGGCATCCTGCTGCTCTCGGAGCTCTTCCTCCGTCTCTTCTGGGTGGCTCTGGTGCTGCCGATCACAGGGTTTACTCAACATCTAACAGACATACAGAGCAAAGACGATAAATCCTAATAAATCATTGTTTCAGGGTAGGGCTTGGTGGTATATCAAGTTTGTACGATATATCAGTATATTCTTTATAAGCAATATGGTATGAAGCAATACAGtttatatagatatacagtagtttgatatgAGCGCATCGGAAAAATAGTGGACGAGACGGAGTGAGCTGCTGCAGGGCAAGTGTATAATCCATTTGGTCCTAAACATGAGACATGCTTTAtattaagggctttaaaataaTTGGCAAGATATAGCATAAAAAATACAGAGGTAtgattttttggccatatcgtccagccctatttCAGGGTACACTGTTGTTGCTGAAAACGTATATTGAGTTTATTAGTCATTTTTCTGATGCTTTTGTCAAAAACAACTCACATTGCATGTTatcattccctgggaatcaaacccatgaccttggagTGATTCaccattttacactttttaaccATGCTTTCTATAACAGTAAAGAAATTCTttcctaaaacacacaaaaaatctacTCTCCATTCATCAATACAGAGAAACTTGAATTGACTCGATATTATACTAGATATAACATTAGATTCTAAACGCATAAGACTAAATTCAAtttgatgcttttattcaaagtgacctGCAGTGCACTCAAGGTGCCAAAGCCAAGCTGAACTACCATCGTCACAGTCTGCTGCCGTTGCCCAAATCAAAGGCCTGTCTGTATCGAGGTGGCCAGGCCAGAGAAAATTATTGATGTCAGAGCCTCCTTTGTTGCCTCATCTTTATCTTTTCTTCCAAACAAgcgtttatttttttcttccttctgaACGTGAGGAACTCCAGAGTGAGACGCTTCCAGCTGGAGACCATCTGATGTTCCCTCTACCCTCTGGTACCTCTGAGGTCTGGGGGGCAAGTCTTTGGGGGAACCTGGAGAAGTttttgcagagcgcaaacttctgtagacatcccctgacttttgtgcttttttcagttgcttataaagaGGAGtcacatatacatggctaaagtctgaaaagtCCAGTCACTGTACAGGAAGGGTTCAatgtacaaactgggctacaagcTAATGATGTAAAACTAGCATGTATGTACAACCCAGCTGTATAGATTGTGTTTTTAgaggaaccaccagcagttcaacAAGGTTTCACGCGTGGAAATTCACTAAAAAACCTACCGTCGGGTCAAATGAGAAGTTTtgagtcactgaaataaggtcatagaTGGAAAACGGTCCACATACAGAAACTTTCACCCCTCagacatttgttcacaagactgtcaaacctggagctggGAGTGTCTACAagaacatagagagctggttgaacaagCAGTGTCTTTGCacatgaatggaagaagggaacCTGGATGCTGGATTTCAGAGATGGTTCCAGCtagatttttgcttcaaaatgatgtcaaaatcatcttgtttactcactcacagaaaaaaataaattgatttaaattttctaagacactttttgtttcaaaaggtttgattcacacctgagaagacaaagacccacataatgagcctttcaggcaggtgagaattggtcactgacCGAGAGGGTCGATTGAGAGTTACAAGAAAGAGAAGTGAGGACAAAAACAGTAAATATGATAGCAGTGATATATTTTACACactgtttgtagtttatttagaatatattgaGTAATTATCCCGGACAAGGGGCAATGGGGTGGTGCGtgaattattctaatattctgaaatttgagattcacttgcgagtgcaattaaacagtttattaggaacaatcaaagctgaatttttagcatcattactccagtcacacgattcttcagaaattattctaatattctgaaaaaaacttttttgataaATCCAGGCCCAAAAGGCTGAGACCAGAAGTGCGTAAGCAATAGAAGAAAataaagtctgctttgttaacagcgggaCTGGCTTTGAATTCGTTGgagtagatgaaaaaaaaagctgctacaaaaaatgaaattaattgtttttatttatcatcatgtgtgcttttttgataaattgaaagaacagcattgtttgtaacctttattgtattaattgtttttatttatcatcatgtgtgtgc
This region includes:
- the LOC109077462 gene encoding histone deacetylase 4-like isoform X2, with the protein product MTSQSHSDSQMDQTVELLKPSAFDHIPTVELSSALPARVPPAAIPMDLRVEQTQTLDSTRREQQLQQEMLALKHKQQVQRQILIAEFQRKHEQLSRQHEAQLQEHMKHQQELLALRHQQELLEHQRKMEQHRLEQELEKQQREQKLQLLKNKERGQESAVASTEVKMRLQEFVLNKKKTLAQRSLNHCISNNPRYWCGKTQHSSLDQGSPPQTSVSTYNHPAMGIYNSKDDFPLRKTASEPNLKLRSRLKQKVSERRSSPLLRRKDSPISTLKKRSLDTADSACSSAPGSGPSSPNNSSHGNLCENGVSVTESSHRPAGQDGSVSQLSLYTSPSLPNITLGLPATATNNVMSTQPDSEHLSVTGLPISAPFLVASHLPSFLGNSDTANSHNALLQHMVLLEQSAPSSPLAAGMGVGPLQKLRQHRTLGRTQSAPLPQSGQALQQLVVQQQHQQFLEKHKQHFQQLHINKHQSHPEETEEELREQQDATQTETLPMNLPIKQEPPDLTEEQGQEEQELLFKQQALLLEQQRIHQLRNYQASMEAAGASVSFPGHRPLSRAQSSPASASFISPQEQPSKAHFTTGLVYDSLMQKHQCMCGNTNTHPEHAGRIQSIWSRLQETGLRSQCECIRGRKATLEELQTVHSEAHVMLYGTNPLRQKLDSSVISMFVRLPCGGIGVDSDTVWNEVHSSSAARLAVGSVVELVFKVASGELKNGFAVVRPPGHHAEESTPMGFCYFNSVAIAAKLLQQRLNVSKILIVDWDVHHGNGTQQAFYDDPRVLYISLHRYDDGNFFPGSGAPEEVGSGPGVSFNVNMAFTGGLDPPMGDAEYLAAFRTVVMPIANEFAPDLVLVSAGFDAVEGHPPPLGGYKLTSRCLGHLTKQLMGLAGGRVVLALEGGHDLRAICDASEACVSALLGIEIEPLSADVLKQRPNENAVRSIEKVLENHSQYWRCVQRVASSVGLSLLEAQRGDSEENETVTAMASLSVAALEKRMEDEPMEEEPPM
- the LOC109077462 gene encoding histone deacetylase 4-like isoform X3; amino-acid sequence: MTSQSHSVELSSALPARVPPAAIPMDLRVEQTQTLDSTRREQQLQQEMLALKHKQQVQRQILIAEFQRKHEQLSRQHEAQLQEHMKHQQELLALRHQQELLEHQRKMEQHRLEQELEKQQREQKLQLLKNKERGQESAVASTEVKMRLQEFVLNKKKTLAQRSLNHCISNNPRYWCGKTQHSSLDQGSPPQTSVSTYNHPAMGIYNSKDDFPLRKTASEPNLKLRSRLKQKVSERRSSPLLRRKDSPISTLKKRSLDTADSACSSAPGSGPSSPNNSSHGNLCENGVSVTESSHRPAGQDGSVSQLSLYTSPSLPNITLGLPATATNNVMSTQPDSEHLSVTGLPISAPFLVASHLPSFLGNSDTANSHNALLQHMVLLEQSAPSSPLAAGMGVGPLQKLRQHRTLGRTQSAPLPQSGQALQQLVVQQQHQQFLEKHKQHFQQLHINKMLSKPCDRQHQSHPEETEEELREQQDATQTETLPMNLPIKQEPPDLTEEQGQEEQELLFKQQALLLEQQRIHQLRNYQASMEAAGASVSFPGHRPLSRAQSSPASASFISPQEQPSKAHFTTGLVYDSLMQKHQCMCGNTNTHPEHAGRIQSIWSRLQETGLRSQCECIRGRKATLEELQTVHSEAHVMLYGTNPLRQKLDSSVISMFVRLPCGGIGVDSDTVWNEVHSSSAARLAVGSVVELVFKVASGELKNGFAVVRPPGHHAEESTPMGFCYFNSVAIAAKLLQQRLNVSKILIVDWDVHHGNGTQQAFYDDPRVLYISLHRYDDGNFFPGSGAPEEVGSGPGVSFNVNMAFTGGLDPPMGDAEYLAAFRTVVMPIANEFAPDLVLVSAGFDAVEGHPPPLGGYKLTSRCLGHLTKQLMGLAGGRVVLALEGGHDLRAICDASEACVSALLGIEIEPLSADVLKQRPNENAVRSIEKVLENHSQYWRCVQRVASSVGLSLLEAQRGDSEENETVTAMASLSVAALEKRMEDEPMEEEPPM
- the LOC109077462 gene encoding histone deacetylase 4-like isoform X1; protein product: MTSQSHSDSQMDQTVELLKPSAFDHIPTVELSSALPARVPPAAIPMDLRVEQTQTLDSTRREQQLQQEMLALKHKQQVQRQILIAEFQRKHEQLSRQHEAQLQEHMKHQQELLALRHQQELLEHQRKMEQHRLEQELEKQQREQKLQLLKNKERGQESAVASTEVKMRLQEFVLNKKKTLAQRSLNHCISNNPRYWCGKTQHSSLDQGSPPQTSVSTYNHPAMGIYNSKDDFPLRKTASEPNLKLRSRLKQKVSERRSSPLLRRKDSPISTLKKRSLDTADSACSSAPGSGPSSPNNSSHGNLCENGVSVTESSHRPAGQDGSVSQLSLYTSPSLPNITLGLPATATNNVMSTQPDSEHLSVTGLPISAPFLVASHLPSFLGNSDTANSHNALLQHMVLLEQSAPSSPLAAGMGVGPLQKLRQHRTLGRTQSAPLPQSGQALQQLVVQQQHQQFLEKHKQHFQQLHINKMLSKPCDRQHQSHPEETEEELREQQDATQTETLPMNLPIKQEPPDLTEEQGQEEQELLFKQQALLLEQQRIHQLRNYQASMEAAGASVSFPGHRPLSRAQSSPASASFISPQEQPSKAHFTTGLVYDSLMQKHQCMCGNTNTHPEHAGRIQSIWSRLQETGLRSQCECIRGRKATLEELQTVHSEAHVMLYGTNPLRQKLDSSVISMFVRLPCGGIGVDSDTVWNEVHSSSAARLAVGSVVELVFKVASGELKNGFAVVRPPGHHAEESTPMGFCYFNSVAIAAKLLQQRLNVSKILIVDWDVHHGNGTQQAFYDDPRVLYISLHRYDDGNFFPGSGAPEEVGSGPGVSFNVNMAFTGGLDPPMGDAEYLAAFRTVVMPIANEFAPDLVLVSAGFDAVEGHPPPLGGYKLTSRCLGHLTKQLMGLAGGRVVLALEGGHDLRAICDASEACVSALLGIEIEPLSADVLKQRPNENAVRSIEKVLENHSQYWRCVQRVASSVGLSLLEAQRGDSEENETVTAMASLSVAALEKRMEDEPMEEEPPM